The proteins below come from a single Prochlorococcus marinus CUG1415 genomic window:
- a CDS encoding ATP-dependent Clp protease ATP-binding subunit translates to MTETLTSSPELFSDISWNLLLLGEETAKKWDHSEFNIEHIIHTLFASSEFFAFIEKLSIDQDTVLDITEDFLEETPTNESDIFTIGEDLEILLDNANQIKIQWGSRFIEIPHLLIALGRDLRIGNYVFQEGNLSIEKLEEELKFFPNINQSKASFEYKNLMEINNQSNFDGNKETLLKEEKLEKAIVPLPKSALQIETNKQIEKDENALSLYGKDLTESAKKGLLDPVIGRENEINNLMRVLCRRNKNNPILIGNPGVGKTSIAKLLAQLIIEKKVPDSLKDLKIISLDIGALVSGTKFRGQLEERLSLILQELNDPTQGMILFIDEIHSILSFDRSTADIINILKPLLAEGELRCIGTTTPEKFRETIEKDQTLNNCFQKIAVNEPSVELSAKILQGIKKKYELHHGIRISEDAVNYSAKLADRYISDKCLPDKAIDLIDEAAAQLKIESNKKPPIIIQQENKIYKIDEKLNNLLDENIEENEKLLNIRNQSEAKLNILTNNWNNLREEMEQLSILMKEEDKLTKKIQDESSREIVNDGNFLEKLEKDLSEIENEIQEIEGNFNKIKKNRTFPFKYQVEPDDIADVISKITGIPISKVVSNERKKLVNLETELSEKVIGQEKAIEAVSSAIRRARVGMKSPKRPIGSFLFMGPTGVGKTELAKSLASALFDEEEALLRLDMSEYMEKNAVARLLGAPPGYVGYEEGGQLTEAVRRKPYSVILLDEIEKAHVEVFNILLQVLDEGRLTDSQGRTVDFKNTVIIMTSNLAGKLILEYSQKIAKSEEKLEKDQQSLENSINDTLSSIFRPEFLNRIDEVVKFDPLSIDELQKIIILQTEDLKNLLLEQKINIAIDKKVINKIAKDSYEPEYGARPLSRELRRQIENPLAAKLLEDNFKNKKNITIKLNPAKKDEILFRPN, encoded by the coding sequence ATGACAGAAACCCTTACATCAAGTCCTGAACTTTTTAGCGATATAAGTTGGAATCTTCTTCTATTAGGGGAAGAAACTGCCAAAAAATGGGATCATAGCGAATTTAATATTGAACACATAATTCATACATTGTTTGCATCAAGTGAATTCTTTGCTTTCATTGAAAAATTATCAATAGATCAAGATACAGTTTTAGATATAACAGAAGACTTTTTAGAAGAGACCCCAACAAATGAATCAGATATTTTTACTATCGGAGAAGATCTAGAAATTTTATTAGATAATGCAAATCAGATAAAAATTCAATGGGGATCAAGATTCATAGAAATCCCACATTTACTAATTGCTCTTGGTAGAGATTTAAGAATTGGTAATTATGTTTTTCAAGAAGGTAATCTTTCAATTGAAAAATTAGAGGAAGAATTAAAGTTTTTCCCAAATATTAATCAATCGAAAGCTTCTTTTGAGTATAAGAATCTAATGGAGATAAATAATCAATCTAATTTTGACGGAAACAAAGAGACTTTACTCAAAGAAGAAAAATTAGAAAAAGCTATTGTTCCATTACCTAAAAGTGCACTTCAAATAGAAACCAACAAACAAATTGAAAAAGATGAAAATGCTCTTTCACTTTATGGAAAAGATTTAACAGAATCAGCTAAAAAAGGTTTACTTGATCCTGTTATAGGAAGAGAAAATGAGATCAATAATTTAATGAGGGTACTCTGCAGAAGAAATAAAAATAATCCCATCCTTATCGGCAATCCTGGAGTGGGTAAAACCTCAATTGCGAAATTACTTGCGCAATTAATTATAGAAAAAAAAGTTCCTGATTCTTTAAAAGACTTAAAAATTATTTCACTTGACATAGGTGCATTAGTTTCTGGGACAAAATTCAGAGGCCAACTAGAGGAACGACTAAGCTTAATCCTTCAGGAATTAAACGATCCAACCCAAGGAATGATTTTATTTATTGATGAAATCCACTCTATATTGAGTTTTGACAGATCTACTGCCGATATTATTAATATCTTAAAACCTTTATTAGCTGAAGGAGAACTTAGATGTATTGGTACAACAACACCTGAAAAATTTCGTGAAACTATTGAAAAAGATCAGACATTGAATAATTGCTTTCAAAAGATAGCTGTTAATGAACCTTCAGTAGAATTGAGTGCAAAAATACTGCAAGGCATCAAAAAGAAATATGAATTACACCATGGCATAAGAATTTCTGAAGACGCTGTGAATTATTCTGCAAAATTGGCCGACAGATATATCAGTGATAAATGTCTTCCTGATAAAGCAATAGATTTAATTGATGAAGCAGCTGCACAATTAAAAATCGAATCTAATAAAAAGCCTCCAATAATTATCCAACAAGAAAACAAAATATATAAGATTGACGAAAAACTGAATAATTTGCTAGATGAAAATATAGAAGAGAACGAAAAACTATTGAATATTAGGAATCAATCAGAGGCAAAATTGAATATTCTTACCAACAATTGGAATAATTTGCGCGAAGAAATGGAACAATTATCTATTTTGATGAAAGAAGAAGATAAGCTAACAAAAAAAATTCAAGATGAATCAAGTCGCGAGATTGTAAATGATGGGAATTTTTTAGAAAAGCTTGAAAAAGATTTAAGTGAAATAGAGAATGAAATACAAGAAATTGAAGGAAACTTTAATAAAATAAAGAAAAATAGAACTTTCCCTTTTAAATATCAAGTTGAACCTGATGATATTGCTGATGTTATTTCAAAAATTACAGGTATTCCAATTTCTAAAGTAGTTTCAAATGAACGAAAGAAATTAGTTAATTTAGAAACAGAATTAAGTGAAAAAGTTATTGGACAAGAAAAAGCTATAGAAGCTGTTTCTTCTGCAATTAGAAGAGCTCGCGTTGGCATGAAAAGTCCAAAAAGACCTATTGGGTCTTTTTTATTTATGGGTCCTACAGGTGTTGGCAAAACAGAATTAGCAAAATCTCTTGCTTCAGCTTTATTTGATGAAGAAGAAGCACTCTTAAGATTAGACATGAGTGAATATATGGAAAAAAATGCAGTCGCCAGACTTTTGGGAGCCCCTCCAGGTTATGTTGGTTATGAAGAGGGAGGACAATTAACTGAAGCTGTAAGACGTAAACCCTATTCAGTAATACTTCTTGATGAGATAGAAAAAGCACATGTAGAAGTTTTTAATATCCTTTTACAAGTATTAGATGAAGGAAGATTAACGGACTCTCAAGGAAGAACCGTGGACTTCAAAAATACCGTAATCATTATGACAAGTAACCTAGCTGGGAAACTCATACTGGAGTATTCACAAAAGATTGCTAAAAGTGAGGAGAAGTTAGAAAAAGATCAACAATCTCTAGAAAATTCTATTAATGATACATTGTCTTCAATCTTTAGACCGGAATTTTTAAATAGAATTGACGAAGTAGTAAAGTTTGATCCATTATCTATTGATGAACTTCAAAAAATAATTATTCTACAAACAGAAGATTTAAAAAACCTTCTTCTTGAACAGAAAATAAATATAGCTATAGACAAAAAAGTTATCAATAAAATTGCAAAAGATTCTTACGAACCTGAATATGGTGCTAGGCCACTTAGCAGGGAACTTAGAAGACAAATAGAAAATCCCTTAGCTGCAAAACTGTTAGAGGATAACTTTAAAAACAAAAAAAATATAACAATTAAACTTAACCCCGCTAAAAAGGATGAGATTCTTTTCAGACCTAACTGA
- a CDS encoding ABC1 kinase family protein, with the protein MTYHILHYHFKKLKRVFLIWITLISLVINLWIDHIRFKIFQTKGNKKSKVQTKRARWFTNQLIRLGSAFIKIGQLLSARPDLIPNNWIQELSKLQDQVPNFSFDQVEETIREELGSKFDDIDQIICDPIGSASLAQVHRATLKNGKKVVFKVQRPNLKELFIIDLGIMQQIAGVLQKNKNWSRGRNWVEIAKECRKVLMKELDFNCEAQYAARFRQQFLDDKNVEIPEVIWDMSSEKLLCLSYLEGTKISDIEKLQSQKIDLPKIAEIGAISYLKQLVNYGFFHADPHPGNLAVSNTGKLIFYDFGMMGNISNNLQTRLGAMVKAAALRDASSLVEQLQQAGLISKDIDIGPIRRLVRLMLKEALTPPFSPNIIEKLSGDLYELVYETPFQLPVDLIFVMRALSTFEGVGRMLDPGFNLVSVTKPYLIELMTSNNPTPNDLINQFGKQVGELGSKAVGIPKRIDESLERLEQGDLQLQIRMGESDRQFKKMFTAQKTLGHSILIGSLSIASALLVTNKQNNFALLPLFFALPISIDWIKCQLSMSKGSRLEKLKR; encoded by the coding sequence ATGACTTATCACATTCTTCATTATCATTTCAAAAAATTGAAGAGGGTCTTTCTTATTTGGATAACTCTTATTTCGCTTGTAATAAATTTGTGGATAGATCATATTAGGTTTAAAATTTTCCAAACCAAGGGCAATAAAAAAAGTAAGGTCCAAACTAAACGAGCTAGGTGGTTTACTAATCAATTAATTAGGCTTGGTTCTGCATTCATTAAAATTGGACAATTATTATCTGCGAGACCGGATTTGATTCCTAACAACTGGATTCAGGAATTATCTAAATTACAGGATCAAGTTCCTAATTTTTCATTTGATCAAGTTGAAGAAACTATTAGAGAAGAACTAGGATCAAAGTTTGATGACATAGATCAAATAATATGTGATCCGATTGGATCAGCATCACTGGCTCAAGTTCATAGGGCAACGTTAAAAAATGGCAAAAAAGTAGTATTTAAAGTTCAAAGGCCTAACTTAAAAGAATTATTTATTATCGATTTGGGTATAATGCAACAAATAGCAGGTGTATTGCAGAAAAATAAGAATTGGAGCAGAGGTAGAAACTGGGTTGAGATTGCTAAAGAGTGTCGGAAAGTTCTTATGAAGGAGCTTGATTTTAATTGTGAAGCACAATATGCAGCAAGATTTAGACAGCAATTCCTTGATGATAAAAATGTTGAAATTCCAGAAGTAATTTGGGATATGAGTAGTGAAAAATTGCTTTGTTTAAGTTATCTAGAAGGAACAAAAATAAGCGATATAGAAAAATTACAATCCCAAAAAATTGATCTGCCAAAAATTGCAGAAATAGGTGCAATAAGCTATCTCAAACAATTAGTGAATTATGGTTTTTTTCATGCAGATCCTCATCCAGGTAATTTAGCTGTTTCAAATACAGGTAAATTAATTTTTTATGATTTTGGCATGATGGGAAATATCTCAAATAACCTTCAAACAAGATTAGGGGCAATGGTTAAGGCGGCTGCATTAAGAGACGCCTCATCACTCGTAGAGCAATTACAACAAGCTGGTCTAATTTCAAAAGATATTGATATCGGACCAATCAGAAGATTAGTCAGATTAATGCTTAAAGAGGCCTTAACTCCACCATTTAGTCCAAATATAATTGAAAAATTATCTGGAGACTTATACGAGCTTGTTTATGAAACACCATTTCAGCTGCCAGTAGATTTAATATTTGTAATGAGAGCTTTGTCAACTTTTGAAGGAGTTGGCAGAATGCTTGACCCAGGGTTTAATCTTGTATCAGTTACCAAGCCTTATTTAATAGAACTTATGACTTCTAATAATCCAACTCCTAACGATTTAATTAACCAATTTGGAAAGCAAGTAGGTGAACTAGGATCCAAAGCTGTAGGAATTCCCAAAAGAATAGATGAAAGTTTAGAAAGATTAGAGCAGGGCGATTTACAATTACAAATTCGAATGGGAGAGTCTGATAGACAATTTAAAAAAATGTTTACTGCGCAAAAAACATTAGGCCATTCAATTCTTATAGGAAGCTTATCAATTGCCTCTGCTTTACTTGTAACTAATAAACAAAATAATTTTGCATTACTACCATTATTTTTTGCACTACCCATAAGTATTGATTGGATAAAATGCCAATTAAGTATGAGTAAAGGCTCACGTTTAGAAAAACTTAAGCGCTAG
- the eno gene encoding phosphopyruvate hydratase, with the protein MKETIDFLIDTIEARQVLDSRGNPTVEAEVFLECGASGRAIVPSGASTGAHEAHELRDGGSKYMGKGVLNAVNKIHETISPALCGLSALDQTAVDNLMIEIDGTPNKSNLGANSILAVSLATARASANALDIPLYRYLGDPLSNLLPVPLMNVINGGAHAPNSLDFQEFMVVPHGVQNFSESLRMGTEIFHSLKSLLDKKCLSTAVGDEGGFAPDLSSSEEAGDLLLEAIQKAGFIPGEQVSLALDVASTEFYNNGIYQYEGKSLNSSEMISYLSRLVSNYPIVSIEDGLAEDDWEGWSELNKELGNKVQLVGDDLFVTNTERLRKGIMGKSANSILIKVNQIGTLTETLEAIDLAKTSGFTSVISHRSGETEDTTIADLSVATRSGQIKTGSLSRSERIAKYNRLLKIEEELGNQAKFAGALGLGPKNI; encoded by the coding sequence GTGAAAGAAACTATTGATTTTCTTATTGACACTATTGAAGCGAGGCAAGTCCTTGATTCAAGAGGCAATCCGACTGTAGAGGCAGAAGTATTTTTGGAATGTGGGGCAAGTGGTAGAGCAATTGTTCCTAGCGGAGCTAGTACTGGTGCTCATGAGGCACATGAATTAAGAGATGGCGGTTCAAAATATATGGGCAAAGGTGTCTTAAATGCTGTTAATAAAATTCATGAAACAATATCGCCTGCTTTATGTGGTTTATCAGCTTTAGATCAGACTGCGGTAGATAACTTAATGATTGAAATTGATGGAACTCCTAATAAGTCCAACCTTGGGGCAAATTCAATCCTCGCAGTAAGCCTTGCAACTGCTAGAGCGTCTGCAAATGCTTTAGATATACCCTTGTATAGGTATCTTGGCGATCCTTTATCCAATCTTCTTCCAGTCCCCTTGATGAATGTAATCAATGGAGGTGCTCATGCACCAAATAGTCTTGATTTTCAGGAATTTATGGTTGTACCACATGGAGTTCAAAATTTCAGTGAATCACTAAGAATGGGTACTGAAATTTTTCACTCATTAAAATCATTACTGGATAAAAAATGTCTATCTACTGCTGTAGGTGATGAGGGCGGATTCGCACCTGATTTATCATCGAGCGAAGAAGCGGGAGACTTACTGTTAGAAGCTATTCAAAAAGCTGGATTTATTCCTGGTGAGCAAGTTTCTTTAGCTTTAGATGTTGCTAGTACTGAATTTTATAACAATGGTATTTATCAATATGAAGGAAAAAGTTTGAATAGTTCTGAAATGATTTCATATCTTTCAAGATTAGTTTCTAATTATCCAATAGTTTCAATAGAAGACGGTTTAGCAGAAGATGATTGGGAGGGTTGGTCAGAATTAAACAAAGAACTAGGAAATAAAGTTCAGCTTGTAGGTGATGATTTATTCGTTACTAATACAGAAAGGTTAAGGAAAGGGATTATGGGGAAATCTGCTAATTCAATCCTAATAAAGGTAAATCAAATTGGAACATTAACTGAAACTTTGGAAGCTATTGATTTAGCTAAAACCTCAGGTTTCACAAGTGTTATAAGTCATAGAAGTGGTGAGACTGAAGATACAACAATTGCTGATTTATCTGTCGCTACAAGATCTGGTCAGATCAAGACAGGTTCTTTGAGTAGAAGTGAAAGGATTGCAAAATATAATAGGCTTTTAAAAATTGAAGAGGAGTTGGGCAATCAAGCAAAATTTGCTGGTGCTTTAGGTTTGGGTCCCAAAAATATATAA